The following are encoded in a window of Phragmites australis chromosome 22, lpPhrAust1.1, whole genome shotgun sequence genomic DNA:
- the LOC133905202 gene encoding type I inositol polyphosphate 5-phosphatase 5-like, with the protein MDQKTSRRKKFLFPKVLGTKDGNSSPRRSTKYSINSTVDLKESPARSPVDSPSASSSTFFKSLSESRSLKFSSFSSPATTSSTHIEAFRVFAATWNVAGKTPDKGLNLNDFLPSDDYSDIYVLGYAVCTALNNTK; encoded by the exons ATGGACCAGAAAACCAGCAGAAGGAAGAAG TTTCTCTTCCCAAAAGTTCTTGGTACAAAAGATGGGAATTCCTCGCCAAGACGTAGTACAAAGTACTCGATCAACTCTACAG TTGATTTGAAAGAGTCTCCAGCACGGTCACCAGTGGATTCCCCGTCAGCATCATCCTCAACCTTCTTCAAAAGTCTTTCGG AAAGTAGAAGTCTAAAGTTCAGCAGTTTCAGTTCTCCTGCAACAACCAGTAGTACCCATATCGAGGCTTTCAG GGTATTTGCAGCCACATGGAATGTAGCTGGAAAAACCCCAGACAAGGGTCTGAATCTGAATGATTTCCTGCCTTCCGATGACTACTCAGACATTTATGTGTTAGGGTATGCAGTATGCACAGCTTTAAACAACACAAAATAG
- the LOC133904294 gene encoding uncharacterized protein LOC133904294, translating to MASGAYPVQLLHRAGGGAGQWRNLGAAYAAVTFLRPQGQSVVLYAGPDGQQRRIVFAYPILPGDAFERLDGATLSWAEPESGAEFALCFLDEAACDAVCGAISPVLRRGPRAAPDAAVDGIAETLAGLRVAREEGAPAGGDIAARLAQLSIGRP from the coding sequence ATGGCGAGCGGAGCTTACCCCGTGCAGCTCCTCCACCGCGCAGGGGGCGGCGCCGGCCAGTGGCGCAACCTGGGAGCCGCCTACGCCGCCGTCACGTTCCTTCGGCCGCAGGGCCAATCCGTCGTTCTGTACGCCGGCCCCGACGGCCAGCAGCGGCGCATCGTCTTCGCGTACCCGATCCTCCCCGGCGACGCCTTCGAGAGGCTGGACGGCGCGACGCTCTCCTGGGCGGAGCCTGAGTCCGGCGCCGAGTTCGCGCTCTGCTTCCTCGACGAGGCCGCGTGCGACGCGGTCTGCGGGGCCATCTCCCCGGTGCTGAGGAGGGGCCCGCGCGCCGCGCCTGATGCGGCGGTCGACGGCATCGCGGAGACGCTggcggggctgcgcgtggcgagGGAGGAGGGCGCGCCCGCCGGAGGGGACATCGCCGCGCGGCTCGCGCAGCTCAGCATAGGCCGCCCATGA
- the LOC133905351 gene encoding LOW QUALITY PROTEIN: uncharacterized protein LOC133905351 (The sequence of the model RefSeq protein was modified relative to this genomic sequence to represent the inferred CDS: inserted 1 base in 1 codon; deleted 2 bases in 1 codon), with amino-acid sequence MAAAKQEKEVLSSVVGEIRCYVGSDPLRPWLRGMQRMEKALLPATLREKLPRFLQKCTEEFQDDARYRDDSRYLRVWIQLMDYVKDAKPLLKKMERNRIGLKRASFYMAYALYYEKHRRFEAADKMYRSGIQNLAEPIGELHKAHEQFIRRMRMESHKRRKDKLQERMPRKSRSSATFMNQVEGESRNCKELKSNTVQKSGSSSNPSLGSYPPLGPAKVGMLSRGNSXNKNLYRCNSDDTVVVRFVDSAFVGKSETEDACHHGFVEPTINTKEAIDAINSMFLEPLEPETMFKRRSKSEKTNYNQQTSAFDIFVDEDAPNGNDPNMLHNNSTKQDHPKFSQQARGFEIFVDEDGPIGRDMLRAGTSRVIQGAGSGNDTAAAGVVADIGLNVGSRLEIVHILFLSD; translated from the exons ATGGCGGCCGCCAAGCAGGAGAAGGAGGTCCTCTCGTCGGTAGTAGGCGAAATCCGGTGCTACGTTGGCTCCGACCCCCTCCGCCCATGGCTCCG GGGGATGCAGAGGATGGAGAAGGCGTTGCTGCCGGCGACATTGCGGGAGAAGCTGCCAAGATTCCTCCAGAAGTGCACCGAGGAGTTCCAGGACGACGCTCGCTACCGCGACGACTCCCGATACCTCCGCGTTTGGATCCAGTTG ATGGACTATGTGAAGGATGCAAAGCCTTTGCTCAAGAAGATGGAGAGGAACAGAATAGGACTCAAGAGAGCTTCGTTTTATATGGCCTATGCATTATATTATGAGAAGCACAGGAGGTTTGAGGCCGCAGATAAGATGTACCGTTCGGGAATCCAGAA CCTTGCAGAGCCTATTGGGGAGTTGCACAAAGCACATGAACAGTTTATTCGTCGCATG CGCATGGAATCACACAAGAGGAGGAAAGATAAA CTGCAGGAAAGAATGCCTAGGAAATCCCGGTCAAGTGCTACATTTATGAACCAAGTTGAAG GTGAAAGCAGAAACTGTAAAGAACTGAAATCCAATACAGTGCAAAAGTCAGGAAGCAGTTCAAATCCTTCATTAGGTTCTTATCCTCCATTAGGGCCTGCTAAAGTAGGTATGCTATCCAGAGGCAACT GTAACAAGAATTTGTATCGTTGTAACAGCGATGATACTGTAGTTGTACGGTTTGTAGACTCTGCATTTGTTGGGAAGTCAGAAACTGAAGATGCCTGCCATCATGGCTTCGTCGAACCAACTATAAACACTAAGGAGGCTATCGATGCTATCAATAGCATGTTTTTGGAGCCACTGGAACCGGAGACAATGTTCAAGAGACGGTCAAAGAGTGAAAAAACAAATTATAATCAGCAGACAAGCGCATTTGATATCTTTGTTGATGAAGATGCGCCTAACGGTAATGATCCAAACATGCTTCACAACAATAGCACGAAGCAAGACCATCCAAAGTTCAGTCAGCAGGCAAGAGGTTTTGAGATCTTTGTTGATGAGGATGGTCCTATTG GTagagatatgttgagagctggAACCTCTCGGGTGATTCAGGGCGCAGGATCTGGCAACgatactgctgctgctggagttgTGGCTGACATTGGCTTAAATGTTGGCTCAAGACTTGAGATCGTACACATTCTGTTCCTTTCT GATTAA
- the LOC133904419 gene encoding uncharacterized protein LOC133904419, producing the protein MKSVLPVVLLGCGGVGRYLLRHIVSCRPLHANKGVAIRVVGVADSSSLLVADDIHSSGLDDALLSHLCTAKSAGSPLSSLLGQGHCQLFKNPEARGKVIDTATMLGRSTGLVLVDCSATYDTVGLLKDAVDHGCCIVLANKKPLTGAYEDFEKLVSNFRRIRFESTVGAGLPVIASVTRIIASGDPVSRIVGSLSGTLGYVMSELEDGKRFSEVVKTAKSLGYTEPDPRDDLGGMDVARKALILARLLGQRISMENINVESLYPNELGPDAMSTKDFLESGLVQLDKSMEERIKAASLKGNVLRYVCEIESTGCQVGLRELPKDSPLGRLRGSDNVVEVYSRCYESSPLVIQGAGAGNDTTAAGVLADIIDLQDLFPNTA; encoded by the exons ATGAAGTCGGTGCTCCCCGTGGTGCTCCTCGGTTGCGGCGGCGTCGGCCGCTACCTCCTCCGCCACATCGTTTCCTGCCGACCGCTCCACGCCAACAAG GGCGTGGCCATCCGGGTTGTGGGCGTCGCCGACAGCTCTTCCTTGCTCGTCGCAGACGACATCCACTCCAGCGGCCTCGATGACGCGCTCCTCTCCCACCTCTGCACCGCCAAGTCCGCCGGCTCGCCCCTGTCCTCCCTGCTAGGCCAAG GGCATTGTCAGTTGTTCAAGAACCCTGAGGCTAGGGGAAAAGTCATAGACACTGCTACCATGCTTGGAAGATCAACTG GTCTGGTACTAGTTGACTGTTCTGCAACTTATGACACTGTTGGTCTGCTGAAGGATGCCGTGGATCATGGATGCTGCATTGTACTGGCAAACAAGAAACCTCTTACCGGTGCATAT GAGGATTTTGAAAAATTGGTGTCCAACTTCCGGCGGATAAGATTTGAATCCACT GTTGGAGCAGGTTTGCCTGTAATAGCTTCTGTAACCCGTATTATTGCATCTGGAGATCCAGTTTCACGTATAGTTGGCAGTCTGAGTG GTACACTtggatatgtgatgagtgaGCTGGAGGATGGAAAGAGATTTAGTGAAGTTGTAAAAACAGCCAAGTCTCTTGGCTATACAGAACCAG ATCCACGTGATGATCTCGGTGGGATGGATGTGGCTAGAAAG GCATTGATCCTGGCTAGGCTTCTGGGGCAACGGATCAGCATGGAGAATATCAAT GTGGAGAGTTTATATCCTAATGAATTAGGACCTGATGCAATGTCCACAAAGGACTTCCTTGAAAGTGGTTTAGTACAACTTGACAAGAGCATGGAAGAAAGAATCAAGGCAGCATCTTTGAAAGGAAATGTTCTTCGCTATGTCTGTGAGATTGAAAGCACAGG GTGCCAAGTAGGCCTTCGAGAGCTCCCAAAAGATTCTCCACTGGGTAGATTGAGGGGAAGTGACAATGTG GTGGAGGTATACAGCCGATGCTACGAGAGCTCTCCTCTGGTGATTCAGGGTGCAGGAGCTGGCAACGACACCACTGCCGCAGGTGTTCTTGCTGATATAATTGACCTCCAAGATCTGTTCCCGAACACGGCATGA
- the LOC133904418 gene encoding protein DETOXIFICATION 21-like — translation MEKRGEEANVPLLEPRGDGGSGSSSKAEPSSSLGRRVWEENKKLWVVAGPSIFTRFSSFGVTVISQAFIGHIGATELAAYALVSTVLMRFSNGILLGMASALETLCGQSYGAKQYHMLGIYLQRSWIILFACAVLLLPVYLFTEPLLVTLGQDLKISAVAGTISLWYIPVMFSYVWSFTVQMYLQAQSKNIIITYLAMLNLSLHLTLSWLMTVKFQLGLAGVMGSMVIAMWIPVFGQLAFVFFGGCPLTWTGFSSAAFTDLGAIIKLSLSSGVMLCLELWYNTILVLLTGYMKNAEIALDALSICLNINGWEMMISIGFLAATGVRVANELGAGSARRAKFAIINVVTTSFLIGFVLFMLFLLFRGSLAYIFTESRAVADAVADLSPLLAFSILLNSVQPVLSGVAVGAGWQSVVAYVNITSYYLIGIPLGAILGYVVGFHVKGIWIGMLLGTLVQTIVLLFITLRTNWEKQVEVAQERLKRWYMEENRRLQGSRGNP, via the exons ATGGAGAAGAGGGGAGAGGAGGCGAACGTCCCTCTGCTGGAGCCTCGAGGAGATGGCGgtagcggcagcagcagcaaggcggaGCCGTCCTCGTCGCTGGGGCGTCGCGTGTGGGAGGAGAACAAGAAGCTGTGGGTGGTGGCCGGGCCGTCCATCTTCACGCGATTCTCCTCCTTCGGCGTGACCGTCATCAGCCAGGCCTTCATCGGCCACATCGGCGCCACCGAGCTCGCCGCCTACGCGCTCGTCTCCACCGTCCTCATGCGCTTCAGCAACGGCATACTG CTGGGCATGGCGAGCGCACTGGAGACACTGTGCGGCCAGTCCTACGGTGCCAAGCAGTACCACATGCTGGGCATCTACCTGCAGCGCTCCTGGATCATCCTCTTCGCCTGcgctgtcctcctcctcccagtcTACCTCTTCACCGAGCCGCTTCTCGTCACCCTTGGCCAGGATCTCAAAATCTCTGCTGTGGCCGGCACCATCTCGCTCTGGTACATCCCGGTCATGTTCTCCTATGTCTGGAGCTTCACGGTTCAGATGTACCTGCAGGCGCAGAGCAAGAACATCATCATCACCTACCTCGCCATGCTCAACCTAAGCCTCCACCTAACTCTGTCATGGCTCATGACGGTCAAGTTCCAGCTCGGCCTCGCCGGGGTCATGGGCTCCATGGTCATCGCCATGTGGATCCCGGTGTTTGGGCAGCTTGCTTTCGTCTTCTTCGGCGGTTGCCCTCTCACATGGACAGGGTTCTCCTCTGCTGCATTCACCGACCTTGGTGCCATCATCAAGCTCTCGCTATCTTCTGGTGTGATGCTCTG TTTGGAATTGTGGTACAACACCATATTGGTGCTCCTCACAgggtacatgaagaatgcagaGATTGCACTTGATGCCCTTTCAATATG CCTTAATATCAATGGTTGGGAGATGATGATCTCAATTGGCTTTTTGGCTGCAACAGG AGTGCGAGTGGCAAATGAGCTTGGAGCTGGAAGTGCAAGAAGGGCCAAGTTCGCCATCATCAATGTGGTCACCACTTCTTTCTTGATTGGATTTGTGTTGTTCATGCTCTTCCTTCTCTTCCGTGGAAGTCTTGCCTACATATTTACTGAGAGTCGAGCGGTAGCCGATGCAGTTGCTGACCTTTCGCCTCTTCTAGCCTTCTCCATTTTGTTGAACAGTGTTCAACCAGTATTATCAG GTGTTGCCGTTGGTGCGGGCTGGCAAAGTGTAGTGGCCTATGTTAACATTACATCATACTACTTGATTGGCATCCCTCTTGGAGCCATACTAGGCTATGTGGTGGGATTTCATGTAAAG GGCATTTGGATTGGCATGCTGCTCGGAACACTAGTCCAAACTATTGTGCTTCTGTTCATAACATTAAGGACCAACTGGGAAAAACAG GTGGAGGTTGCTCAAGAGAGATTGAAGAGATGGTACATGGAAGAGAACAGAAGACTGCAAGGCTCGAGGGGAAATCCTTGA